One window of the Lepeophtheirus salmonis chromosome 7, UVic_Lsal_1.4, whole genome shotgun sequence genome contains the following:
- the LOC121121217 gene encoding uncharacterized protein isoform X1 has translation MSLPYPVAPDSSDPGRPFLPNMHPEGNAHGYYNNGVGPPPSTGYPTNPSSFYPSVPSASGYPPSPSGYPPNPSGYPANPTPGPGYPPMPASSGYPNSSSAYPNIPSEAPQMVPSLYPSTDASPISNHPYPTNPGYPTSPSDSNASAPSAPPSSQYPSSANYPTSYPSGSSSQTPYPSGPTTQNPYPSGPASQNPYPSGPPGQSPYPSGPTSQNPYPSGPTSQNPYPSGPTSQNPYPSGPTRQNSYPSGPFQGSTSSAYPGAPSQELKVGGLSFPNDPKGNSATARIAHDVTKRIAAPSSMGIQDVKNAAKKVFKPFISSGLDNLPLNEGLSKKFQQYASDPKSNDMRDFNHQNFQEIKTKILKQRTLFEDSAFPASNSLLIDKYNGQEFVVSYFGRSKYEEKTIKWLRPHEICKASGSKKNPQMFVGATNRFDINQGELGNCWFLAALSNLVEDKRYLDQVIPPDQSFHSSYAGIFRFRFWRYGRWVEVVIDDRLPTRNGKLIFLRSIDSNEFWGALLEKAYAKLHGSYKALEGGLTIEAAVDFTGGIPELISIDQLSMSKERLFYLMSSADRNGAFMGAAVTKKSGFSQEAKSKGLHTSHAYTITNVVEIRSSSCSGGIPLIRIRNPHGNSKEWKGDWADGDKHWKAIPVHLREKLGLIFEDDGEFYMSFSDFCRFFGELEICHLTPDAAVVNFDPHATRIKRFEVFHFFGSWSNAKNTSGRLWKCRAKSILWKSTIFFGSEGS, from the exons atgagtCTTCCTTATCCAGTGGCACCTGACTCCAGCGATCCTGGTAGACCTTTCCTACCCAACATGCATCCAGAAGGAAATGCGCATGGCTATTATAATAATGGAGTGGGGCCTCCACCTTCTACAGGTTATCCTACGAATCCTTCATCTTTTTACCCATCGGTTCCTTCCGCTTCTGGTTATCCTCCATCCCCCTCTGGATACCCTCCCAATCCAAGTGGATATCCTGCAAACCCTACTCCAGGACCTGGATATCCTCCTATGCCTGCATCATCTGGATATCCAAACTCCTCTTCGGCGTATCCCAATATTCCTTCTGAGGCTCCGCAAATGGTTCCATCTCTATATCCATCCACTGATGCATCTCCCATTTCAAATCATCCCTATCCTACTAATCCAGGATATCCCACTTCCCCTTCCGATTCAAATGCATCCGCACCCTCAGCACCTCCGAGTTCTCAATATCCATCATCTGCAAACTATCCAACTTCTTATCCATCTGGTTCATCAAGTCAAACTCCATATCCATCTGGTCCAACAACACAAAATCCTTATCCATCTGGTCCAGCAAGTCAAAATCCATACCCATCCGGTCCACCCGGACAAAGTCCTTATCCATCTGGTCCAACAAGCCAAAATCCTTATCCATCTGGTCCAACAAGCCAAAATCCTTATCCATCTGGTCCAACAAGCCAAAATCCTTATCCATCTGGACCAACAAGACAAAATTCTTATCCATCTGGTCCATTTCAAGGCTCTACATCAAGTGCTTATCCCGGAGCTCCTAGCCAAGAACTAAAGGTTGGTGGATTATCTTTCCCTAATGATCCTAAAGGTAACTCAGCCACAGCTCGTATTGCCCATGATGTAACTAAAAGAATTGCTGCTCCTAGTTCTATGGGTATTCAGGACGTTAAAAATGCTGCTAAAAAG GTTTTTAAACCCTTCATATCATCCGGTTTAGATAATTTACCTTTAAATGAAGGACTTAGTAAAAAATTCCAGCAGTATGCTTCTGATCCTAAATCTAATGACATGCGTGACTTCAATCATCAAAACTTCCAAGAAATTAAAACGAAGATCTTGAAACAAAGGACACTTTTTGAAGACTCTGCATTCCCTGCCTCTAATTCACTGTTGATCGACAAATACAATGGTCAGGAATTTGTTGTATCATATTTTGGGAGATCAAAATATgaggaaaaaacaattaaatggcTGCGTCcccat GAAATTTGTAAAGCAagtggaagtaaaaaaaatccacaaatgttTGTTGGTGCTACTAATCGGTTTGATATAAACCAAGGAGAATTAGGGAATTGTTGGTTTCTAGCTGCTCTCTCTAATCTTGTGGAAGATAAACGTTATTTAGATCAAGTCATTCCCCCGGATCAATCCTTTCACTCTTCATACGCTGGCATATTTAGGTTTCGTTTTTGGCGATATGGAAGATGGGTAGAAGTTGTTATTGATGATCGGCTCCCCAcaagaaatggaaaattaatttttttaagatctaTTGACTCAAATGAGTTTTGGGGAGCGTTATTGGAAAAAGCATATGCTAAGCTTCATGGATCTTACAAAGCCCTTGAAGGAGGATTAACTATTGAAGCTGCCGTTGATTTTACTGGGGGAATTCCTGAATTAATATCAATAGACCAGCTCTCTATGTCCAAGGAacgattgttttatttaatgtctTCGGCAGATAGAAATGGTGCATTTATGGGGGCTGCAGTAACCAAA aagtctGGTTTTTCACAAGAAGCTAAGAGCAAAGGTCTACACACAAGTCACGCTTATACAATCACTAATGTGGTTGAAATTAGGTCTAGTTCTTGTAGCGGAGGTATACCTTTAATTAGGATCCGCAATCCTCACGGAAATTCAAAAGAATGGAAGGGAGATTGGGCAGAtgg ggataAACATTGGAAAGCCATTCCTGTGCATTTAAGAGAGAAATTAGGTTTGATATTTGAAGATGATGGAGAATTTTATATGTCCTTTTCTGACTTTTGCCGTTTTTTTGGAGAATTGGAAATTTGCCATTTAACTCCAGATGCAGCAGTTGTAAATTTTGATCCTCATGCAACTCGAATAAAACGATTCGAAGTGTTTCATTTCTTTGGCTCCTGGTCGAACGCAAAGAACACATCTGGCCGGTTGTGGAAATGCAGGGCAAA AAGCATTCTCTGGaaatccacaattttttttggatctgAAGGATCCTGA
- the LOC121121217 gene encoding uncharacterized protein isoform X2 has product MSLPYPVAPDSSDPGRPFLPNMHPEGNAHGYYNNGVGPPPSTGYPTNPSSFYPSVPSASGYPPSPSGYPPNPSGYPANPTPGPGYPPMPASSGYPNSSSAYPNIPSEAPQMVPSLYPSTDASPISNHPYPTNPGYPTSPSDSNASAPSAPPSSQYPSSANYPTSYPSGSSSQTPYPSGPTTQNPYPSGPASQNPYPSGPPGQSPYPSGPTSQNPYPSGPTSQNPYPSGPTSQNPYPSGPTRQNSYPSGPFQGSTSSAYPGAPSQELKVFKPFISSGLDNLPLNEGLSKKFQQYASDPKSNDMRDFNHQNFQEIKTKILKQRTLFEDSAFPASNSLLIDKYNGQEFVVSYFGRSKYEEKTIKWLRPHEICKASGSKKNPQMFVGATNRFDINQGELGNCWFLAALSNLVEDKRYLDQVIPPDQSFHSSYAGIFRFRFWRYGRWVEVVIDDRLPTRNGKLIFLRSIDSNEFWGALLEKAYAKLHGSYKALEGGLTIEAAVDFTGGIPELISIDQLSMSKERLFYLMSSADRNGAFMGAAVTKKSGFSQEAKSKGLHTSHAYTITNVVEIRSSSCSGGIPLIRIRNPHGNSKEWKGDWADGDKHWKAIPVHLREKLGLIFEDDGEFYMSFSDFCRFFGELEICHLTPDAAVVNFDPHATRIKRFEVFHFFGSWSNAKNTSGRLWKCRAKSILWKSTIFFGSEGS; this is encoded by the exons atgagtCTTCCTTATCCAGTGGCACCTGACTCCAGCGATCCTGGTAGACCTTTCCTACCCAACATGCATCCAGAAGGAAATGCGCATGGCTATTATAATAATGGAGTGGGGCCTCCACCTTCTACAGGTTATCCTACGAATCCTTCATCTTTTTACCCATCGGTTCCTTCCGCTTCTGGTTATCCTCCATCCCCCTCTGGATACCCTCCCAATCCAAGTGGATATCCTGCAAACCCTACTCCAGGACCTGGATATCCTCCTATGCCTGCATCATCTGGATATCCAAACTCCTCTTCGGCGTATCCCAATATTCCTTCTGAGGCTCCGCAAATGGTTCCATCTCTATATCCATCCACTGATGCATCTCCCATTTCAAATCATCCCTATCCTACTAATCCAGGATATCCCACTTCCCCTTCCGATTCAAATGCATCCGCACCCTCAGCACCTCCGAGTTCTCAATATCCATCATCTGCAAACTATCCAACTTCTTATCCATCTGGTTCATCAAGTCAAACTCCATATCCATCTGGTCCAACAACACAAAATCCTTATCCATCTGGTCCAGCAAGTCAAAATCCATACCCATCCGGTCCACCCGGACAAAGTCCTTATCCATCTGGTCCAACAAGCCAAAATCCTTATCCATCTGGTCCAACAAGCCAAAATCCTTATCCATCTGGTCCAACAAGCCAAAATCCTTATCCATCTGGACCAACAAGACAAAATTCTTATCCATCTGGTCCATTTCAAGGCTCTACATCAAGTGCTTATCCCGGAGCTCCTAGCCAAGAACTAAAG GTTTTTAAACCCTTCATATCATCCGGTTTAGATAATTTACCTTTAAATGAAGGACTTAGTAAAAAATTCCAGCAGTATGCTTCTGATCCTAAATCTAATGACATGCGTGACTTCAATCATCAAAACTTCCAAGAAATTAAAACGAAGATCTTGAAACAAAGGACACTTTTTGAAGACTCTGCATTCCCTGCCTCTAATTCACTGTTGATCGACAAATACAATGGTCAGGAATTTGTTGTATCATATTTTGGGAGATCAAAATATgaggaaaaaacaattaaatggcTGCGTCcccat GAAATTTGTAAAGCAagtggaagtaaaaaaaatccacaaatgttTGTTGGTGCTACTAATCGGTTTGATATAAACCAAGGAGAATTAGGGAATTGTTGGTTTCTAGCTGCTCTCTCTAATCTTGTGGAAGATAAACGTTATTTAGATCAAGTCATTCCCCCGGATCAATCCTTTCACTCTTCATACGCTGGCATATTTAGGTTTCGTTTTTGGCGATATGGAAGATGGGTAGAAGTTGTTATTGATGATCGGCTCCCCAcaagaaatggaaaattaatttttttaagatctaTTGACTCAAATGAGTTTTGGGGAGCGTTATTGGAAAAAGCATATGCTAAGCTTCATGGATCTTACAAAGCCCTTGAAGGAGGATTAACTATTGAAGCTGCCGTTGATTTTACTGGGGGAATTCCTGAATTAATATCAATAGACCAGCTCTCTATGTCCAAGGAacgattgttttatttaatgtctTCGGCAGATAGAAATGGTGCATTTATGGGGGCTGCAGTAACCAAA aagtctGGTTTTTCACAAGAAGCTAAGAGCAAAGGTCTACACACAAGTCACGCTTATACAATCACTAATGTGGTTGAAATTAGGTCTAGTTCTTGTAGCGGAGGTATACCTTTAATTAGGATCCGCAATCCTCACGGAAATTCAAAAGAATGGAAGGGAGATTGGGCAGAtgg ggataAACATTGGAAAGCCATTCCTGTGCATTTAAGAGAGAAATTAGGTTTGATATTTGAAGATGATGGAGAATTTTATATGTCCTTTTCTGACTTTTGCCGTTTTTTTGGAGAATTGGAAATTTGCCATTTAACTCCAGATGCAGCAGTTGTAAATTTTGATCCTCATGCAACTCGAATAAAACGATTCGAAGTGTTTCATTTCTTTGGCTCCTGGTCGAACGCAAAGAACACATCTGGCCGGTTGTGGAAATGCAGGGCAAA AAGCATTCTCTGGaaatccacaattttttttggatctgAAGGATCCTGA